From the genome of Meriones unguiculatus strain TT.TT164.6M chromosome 17, Bangor_MerUng_6.1, whole genome shotgun sequence:
gcctgcctctgcctccccgagtgggggtgggatggggggatGAGGACTCGGGTGCGAACCCGGCTGGAGCCGCCAGCGCTCAGggtgggtggctcacagccacaggTACCTCCCGTTCCGGGGGGTCTGACGCCCCCTTCTGGCACtggtgggcactgcacacacgtgATGTGCAAAATACACGGATTCACCTGGAACTAaaaagtaataatttaaaaaattaacccttaaaagcaaacaaatgggCAGTGGTGTcagcagaggcgggcagatctctggattcgagggcagcctggtctacagagtgagttccaggacggccagggctgaACAGAGAGACCCGGTTTTGACAAACAAAAAAGCTCCCTCAGAGGCGGTCTCCCAACAAAGCCGGAAACCAACAGCGGCCTCGGCTCCTACAGTGCGGGGTGGGCGCGACTAGGCCGGAGCTAGCCCGTTTCTTTCAAAGTTCCAACCTAAAGAGTGGACAAGGCCAAAGCGGGCGGCTCCGGGCGTGGTGGGCGCGGCGAGCAGGGGCGTGGCTAAGCCTCGGCCTGACTAGCAGGCGGGGTAACGCAGCGGAGTGGAGGGGCGTGACCGGGGGTGTGACGGACAGGGTGGGCGTGGTCAAGCTGGGGCTGTGCGGGGTGGGCCCAGCTCCCTGCGGGAGCTCTTCCCGGGCTCGCGGCGTGCTGCGGAAGGTGGGCACGGCCGGAGCGCCCTGCCCACCCGCCTTCTCCCCCGGGCCCCCAGGCAGGTGCTGCGCGACCACAACTGCCTGCAGACGCTGCTGCAGCACCTCACGTCGCACAGCCTGACCATCGTGAGCAACGCGTGCGGCACCCTCTGGAACCTGTCGGCCCGCAGCCCGCGCGACCAGGAGCTGCTGTGGGACCTGGGGGCCGTGGGCATGCTGCGCAACCTGGTGCACTCCAAGCACAAGATGATCGCCATGGGCAGCGCCGCGGCCCTGCGGAACCTGCTGGCCCACCGGCCGGCCAAGTACCAGGCGGCGGCCGCGGCCGTGTCCCCCGGCAGCTGCGTGCCCAGCCTGTACGTCCGCAAGCAGCGGGCTCTGGAGGCCGAGCTGGACGCCCGGCACCTGGCGCACGCGCTGGGCCACCTGGAGAAGCAGGGCCTGCCCGAGGCGGAGGCCGCGACGAAGAAGGCCCCGCCGCCGCTGCGCCACCTCGACGGGCTGGTGCAGGACTACGCCTCGGACTCCGGCTGCTTCGACGACGACGACGCCCCGTCCCTGGCCGCCGCGGCTACCACGGCCGAGCCCGGCAGCCCGGCGGTGCTGTCCATGTTCCTGGGCGGCCCCTTCCTCCAGGGCCAGGCGCTGGCGCGCGCCCCCGCCGCCCGCCAGGGCGGCCTAGAGGCCGAGAAGGAGGCTGTGGGCGGGGAGGCGGCCGTGGCCGCCAAGGCCAAGGCCAAGCTGGCGCTGGCTGTGGCTCGGATCGACCGGCTGGTGGAGGACATCTCTGCCCTGCACACCTCCTCGGATGACAGCTTCAGCCTCAGCTCGGGGGACCCCGGGCAGGAGGCGCCGGCACCGAGGGAGGGCCGCGCCCAGTCGTGCTCTCCGTGCCGGGGCACCGAGGGCGGGCGGCGCGAGGCCGGCGGCCGGGCGCACCCTCTGCTGAGGCTCAAGGCGGCCCACACCAGCCTCTCCAACGACAGCCTCAACAGCGGTAGCACGAGCGATGGCTACTGTCCCCGGGAACACATGCGGCCCTGCCCACTGGCTGCGCTGGCCGAGCACCATGACGACCCCATGCGTGGGCAGGCTCGGCCTAGCCGGCTGGACCTGGACCTCCCCGGCCGGAGCGAGCCGCCTGCCCGGGACACGGCAGCCGCCCGCGTGCGCACCATCAAGCTGTCCCCCACCTATCAGCACGTGCCACTGCTGGACGGTGCCGCCGCCACCGGTGTCAGACCCCTTGCGGGCCCGGGAGCCTCCCCGGGGGCCCGGAAGCAGGCGTGGCTGCCTGCGGACAGCCTGAGCAAAGTCCCCGAGAAACTGGTGGCCCCCCCGCTGCCCGTGGCAAGCAGGGTGCTGCAGAAGCTGGTGGCCCAGGACGGGCCGCTGTCCCTTTCGCGGTGtagctctctgtcctctctgtcttcCGCCGGCCATGCTGGCCCCAGCCAGGCCGGGAACCTTGAGGACAGCGACTCGTCCCTGGAGGGGCTTGAGGAGGCTGGTCCCGGCGAGGCCGAGCTGGACGGGGCGTGGCGGGCATCGGGGTCCACCTCTCTGCCCGTGTCCATCCCAGCGCCCTGCCGGGGGCGCAGCCGGGGCCTCGGGGTGGAGGACGCCACGCCATCCAGCTCGTCGGAGAACTGCGTCCAGGAGACGCCCTTGGTCCTGAGCCGCTGTAGCTCCGTGAGCTCCCTGGGCAGCTTCGAGAGCCGCTCCATCGCCAGCTCCATCCCCAGCGACCCGTGCAGCGGGCTGGGCAGTGGCACAGTGAGTCCCAGCGAGCTGCCCGACAGCCCGGGGCAGACGATGCCACCGAGCCGCAGCAAGACGCCGCCGGCGCCTCCTGGCCAGCCCGAGACCAGCCAGTTCAGCCTGCAGTGGGAGAGCTACGTGAAACGCTTCCTGGACATCGCTGACTGTCGGGAGAGGTGCCAGCCGCCGTCGGAGCTGGACGCGGGCAGCGTGCGCTTCACGGTGGAGAAGCCGGACGAGAACTTCTCCTGCGCGTCCAGCCTCAGCGCGCTGGCCCTGCACGAGCTGTACGTCCAGAAGGACGTGGAGCTGCGCCTGAGGCCGCCGGCCTGCCCAGAGCGCGCGGCAGGCGGCAGCGGGCACCGCCGCAGGGACGAGGCCGGGGGCCGCCTGGACGGCCCGGCGCCCACTGGCCCTCGGGCTCGGTCGGCCGCCGAGAAAGAGCTGGAGGCGCTGCGTGAGTGTCTGGGGGCTGCCGTGCCCGCCAGGCTCCACAAGGTGGCCTCGGCCCTGGTGCCCGGCCGCCGCGCGCTGCCGGTCCCCGTGTACATGTTGGTGCCCGCCCCGGCTCCGGAGGAGGACGGCGGCACGGACTCCGCCGAGGGCACGCCCGTCAACTTCTCCAGCGCTGCCTCGCTCAGCGACGAGACCCTCCAGGGCCCCTCCAGGGACAAGCCAGGCGGGCCCGCAGACAGGCAGAAACCCACCGGCCGAGCCGCCCCCTCCAGGCAGGCCCGCGGGCACCGAGCTAAGGCAGCGGGCGCTGGCAAGAGCGCAGAGCCCGCCCGAGGGGCCGGCAGGAACCGGGCAGGTTTGGAGCTGCCCCTCAGCCGGCCGCAGAGCGCCCCGTCCAACAGGGATGGCGCGTGCCAGCCCCGGAGCCGCGGGGACGGGGCCCTGCAGTCCCTGTGCCTCACGACGCCCACGGAGGAAGCTGTGTACTGCTTCTACGACTCCGAGGAGGAGCCGCCGGCCGCCGCGCCGCCACCTCGGAGGGCGTCCGCCATCCCCCGGGCTCTGAAGCGTGAGAAAGCCGCGGGCAGGAAGGAGGCCCCAGCCAGGGCAGCGCAGCCCGCCGTCGCACCCGCGAGGGCGCAGCCCAGGCTGATCGTGGACGAGACGCCCCCCTGCTATTCCCTGACCTCCTCGGCTAGTTCCCTCAGCGAGCCCGAGGCCTCAGAGCAGCCGGCCGGCCACCCTCGGGCAGGCCGGGCGCAGGCAGCCGCCAGGGCCCCGGGCCTGGGCAGCAAACAGAACAGCTCTCCCAGCCCGAGGGCCGAGGAGAAACTGCTGCAGCGCTGTATCAGCTCGGCCCTGCCCAGGCGCCGCACCCAGGTCCCCGGCTCGAGGCGGCGCAAGCCCAGAGCTGCCCGGTCCGACGTGAGGCCCGCCGAGGTACCCCGAAAATGCCGTGAGGAGGTGCCTGGCTCCGACCCGGCCTCTGACTTAGACAGTGTGGAGTGGCAGGCCATCCAGGAGGGCGCAAACTCCATTGTCACGTGGCTGCACCAGGCAGCCGCCAAGACCAGTCTGGAGGCCTCCTCCGAGTCCGATTCCCTCCTGTCCCTGGTGTCCGGGCTGTCGGCAGGCTCCACCCTGCCGTCCTCCAAGCCCAGGAGAGGGCGGAAGCCTGCCACCGAGGCCGGGAGTGCCTGGCGTCCAGAGAAACGTGGCCCAGCCTCCACCAAGGTCGGCGGGAGCGCCCGGCTTCCCGGCGGCCCTGAGAAGGCCAGGGGTACCCAGAAAACGGCGGCCGGGGAGCCGGCCATGCTTCGGGGGCGGACGGTCATCTACGCGGCCAGCCCGGCCTCCCGGGCTCAGGCCAGAGGACTTTCTGGACCTTGTACGGCACCCAAGAAGACGGGGGCCTCGGGTGCCGCTCCGCCGGAAACTGCCACCAAGGCCCCCAGCCCCGCACAGCAGCGTTCGCGGAGCCTCCACCGACCCGGCAAGATCTCTGAACTGGCGGCCTTGAGCCACCCTCCGCGCAGCGCCACGCCTCCAGCCCGCCTGGCCAAGGCGCCATCCTCCAGCTCCTCACAGAGCTCGCCCGCGTCCCAGCCCCTGCCCAGGCGCTCCCCGCTGGCCACCCCAACGGCAGGGCCCCTGCCTGGCCCCGGAGGGTCCCCAGCGCCCAAGTCACCGGCCCGGGCCCTTCTGGCTAAGCAACACAAGACCCAGAAGTCACCAGTGCGGATCCCGTTCATGCAAAGGCCAGCCAGGCGAGGGCCACCGGCGCTGGCCATGCCGTCCCCAGAGCCGGGCCCCAGGGGCCGGGCCGGGGCCGAGGGCGCTTCCGGGGCGCGCGGCGGCCGCCTGGGCCTAGTGCGCGTGGCCTCCGCCCGCTCCAGCGGCAGCGAGTCCTCGGACCGCTCCGGCTTCCGGAGGCAGCTGACCTTCATCAAGGAATCCCCCGGCCTCCTCCGGCGCCGCAGGTCGGAGCTGGCCTCCCCGGCCTCCGCGGCCTCCCCGGCCTCCCCGGCCCCGGCCGCCTCGCCCCGCCGCGGCCGGCCCGCGCTCCCCGCCGTCTTCCTCTGCTCCTCTCGCTGTGAGGAGCTGCGGGCGTCTCCGCGGCGGCCCCCCGGCCCGCAGAGGTCCCCGCAGGCCAAGCCGGGGCTCGCCGCCCCGCGGGCGCCCCGGCGCACCAGCTCCGAGAGCCCCTCGCGCCTGCCCGTGCGCGCGGCCCCGGCGCGGCCCGAGACGGTCAAGCGCTACGCGTCGCTGCCGCACATCAGCGTGGGGCGCGGGCCGGACGGCACCGCCCCCGCCCCCGGCGGCCGGCCGGGCGCCCCTCGCCGGGGCAGCGACGGCGAGGCCAGGCCGCTGCCCAGGGTGGCCGCGCCGGGCACCACCTGGCGCCGCATCAGGGACGAGGACGTCCCGCACATCCTGCGCAGCACGCTGCCCGCCACGGCCCTGCCGCTCAGGAGCCCGTCGCCCCAGGACGGCCCCGCGGGCGCCCCGCCGCGCAAGACCAGCGACGCGGTGGTGCAGACGGAGGACGTGGCCGCCCCTAAGACCAACTCCAGCACGTCGCCCAGCCTGGAGAGCAGGGACCCCCCGCAGGCCCCGGCCGGCGGCCCCGCTGCTCCGCCGGGCAGCGACGTGGACGGTCCAGCCGTCGCCAAGCCACCCGCCTCCGCGCCCTTCAGCCACGAGGGCCTGAGCGTCGTCGCGGGGGGCTTCCCCACCAGCAGGCACGGCTCCCCCAGCAGGGCGGCCCGGGTCCCCCCTTTCAACTACGTGCCCAGCCCCATGGCGGTGGCCACGCCGGCCAGTGACTCGGCAGTGGAGAAAGCGCCTGTCACCTCTCCAGCCAGCCTCCAGGAGTAGGGGGCGTAGGCCGGCCTTCGGGAACATTCTCTCCTCGTCCTGTGACCCGTCACCCTGCGGGCCTGCTCGCCTGATGCTCCGAGGAGGCCCACCTCAGGCCCTCAGAGGCCCTGTTCCGCTCGCATCTCCGCACCTTAGAGCCAGCCCCTGCTTCCGCGCCTGGGGCTTGAgggaactggctatgtagactGGCAGCTGCGGGGCACGCACGGCGCCGTTTCCTGAGCTCGGCCTGGGAAGGGGGTGAACAGCCACGCTCCGAGGGTCACTAGCTGTGGGGCCCACGCAGGACCTGTCCCGGGCTGCTCCGGGTGGGAGGCTGGCCGCCGCCTCTAGGGAGATGACCGAGCTTGCCTGCCCAAGGTGGGGACAGGCTGGGAGCGGGGGAGAGCGGTGCGCCTCCTCTTGGCCGCGAGACCGCCTCCGCCCTGTAGGGTGGAAGCCTGTGGTTAGTGCCGGGGTAATCGGCTAACGACTCTGCCAGGCATGTTCGCTTTCTCAGAGGCGGCTGAGGAGCGCCGCGTGAGGGTTTGCAGCCATGCTGCTCACAGGGCACTCCTGGCCGCCGAGAGATCGCCGAGGGTGACCCTAGGGTGACGGACCCTAAGTCCCTTCACCGTCTGATGGGAGGGACTCTAACTCTGATGACTAGCCGGCTGCCGGCTGGCTGGGTCCTGGGCACGGAGGGAGTCAGGGAGAGCAGGCCCAGGCAGCTACCATCTGTGGGAAGGGGCAGGCCCATCTGTGGGAGCCTGGTCCTTCCCCGCTGTGTGTGATGCTAGATGTCAGGACCTGGGCAGATCCTCAGATCAGCCACAGCCTGGAATCAAAGTGGGGGTTGGAGACAAGGTGGGAAGGCTGGGGCTGGTGTGGAGAGCAGGAGTCAAGGTGGAGAGCGGGATACAGACCCAAGGTAGCCAGGCCTCCACCCCGGGACCCCGGGTAAAGCACTCCTTCCTACAAAGAGAGCCAGCAACCTCTCTCCTGTAGGACACCGGGCTGTGCTTTGCAAGGGGACCTGTAGCCGGGGCCACCTGAGGGAGTTCTCCCAGGGGACACAGTCCCTTCAGCGGGCCTCGAGGCCCTGCTCCGAGAggtgtttttctcttctgggacagggtttctctacgtagccctggctgtcctagactcgctttgtagcccaggctggccttgaactcacagcgatccacctgcctccgcctcctgagtgctgggatgtgccaccacaccgGGCTGAGAAGTGGTTTTGAAAACTAGGTGGAAGGCCCTGGAAGGACCCGTGGGCACCCGCTGCCCTCTCCTGCCAGCGCTTTTTATGGTGGGGAGCGGACAGACTCAGGCTTGCCACCGTGCATGGGTAGGCTGGCTGGGGACGCCGTGAGGGCGGACCATCCAGTGCTGTGCCCACCTATCTCGGACTATCCTCCCAGCGCTTTGAAATCCCACACAGCCCAAGGGAtgcctgttgctctccttgtcgcCTCCACTTCGGGGACCGCGTCACAGCAGGGACTCCGGCACTAACCGTTCACTCCCCGGACCTCGCCTGCCAGACAGGGCATGCTGGCCTGTGGGTGACTggcagggaggggacaggaaggcCTTCCTCACAACCAATCAAGGCGGCTCTGGGACGCCAACCCATTCCCACCATGCACCCAGGATGACCCCGCGCTAGGGCCATGGCGGTGGACACACTTCCAGCTGGGGTTGGGGGGCTGATCTGCATCTCTCTAGACCGAGCACCACGCACTGTGAGACCCTGGGGGGTACGTATGCTGCTCCATGCCTTGGTTTCCCCATGTGGGCCGTGGGGAGGACTCAGAGTGGAGCAGAGATGTCTGGGGCCACGGCACCAGCATGCAAGAGCcatccctcttctggccacctccTGTCCCATCAGCCTTGGGTCCAGCAGCCACATTTGCCTTCTCCAACCCACACAGTGGGGATGCAGACACAGAGCAACTACCAGCCCAGGGGAAGAGCTGGCATGGGGCAGCAGCCTCTGGAGCGCCCTTGGAGACTGAACAGGCAGGGGCTGCTGTCCTCCAGGCTGCCAGCGTCCATTGCAGACTAGCCACTGGGTGCCTGAACAGGGCAACACGCCCACCAGTTACCTCACCGTCTGTCCTGTCTGTCCCACGGCAGGGTCATGCCCTCGCTCACACCCGGTCAGCCTGTCCTCCGCTGCTGTCACCTCTCTGTCCTGTTCTACAGTGTCACACTTCTGTATATATTGATCCCAGCCCCGTGTAGACCCCTGGGAGGACACCAGCCTGGCTTCTGGTTCTCGTTCACATCTTTAATAAAGCGAGTCCCTCTGGGGTGCCCAAGGCTTTCATCTTCAACATGGgttctgcgggggggggggggggtccagaACTTTCTACGGCAGCTATGGTCCAAGCACACAAGGCATTTGTGTGGGCCTGAGCTCCCAGCTGGCTGGACACGGCGTCAGGTCTCCACATGCTGGAGCAGAACTTGATTCAGGGTCAGCCAAGCCACACCTGGCCATCTGCTCTCGGACACTGGCCAACGGTGGTAGAGGCAGGGACGGGACCCGGGAACCCAGGCTACACTAGTCAGGCCAAACAGGTCGGTGGCCACCAGGAATGGGGAATGGCAGGAATAACCTGGCCACACATGAAGGCCATTTTTAACACAGTCCCAGGCCGTTTGGGACTGAGACCTCGCGTAGGGTGGCCGACGCCTGAGGTGCGAGGGGGCCGGCATAGACGTGGGCCCCAGCGATCCAGTGTCCAGCTTAGGGGAGGTCCATGCTCAGGTATCAAACACCTTTGATCTTCCAGGAATAAAGCCCACCCACCCTAGCGTGGCACCTCACACAGGGGTCCAGTGAGTGCCCAGCTCTGCTTGCACCACAGGGAGCTGCAGGCATCCCTGAGCTGTCACCTGTCTTTGGGCTGCTCCCGTACCCCTCGACCCCCCAGAATGAAAACCCCCTTGCTGAGTCACCCAGCCCCAGGGAGAACAGGAAAGCCAGCAGGGCCTTGGAGGACCTAGCCAGGCTCGGGGAGGGGTTGCCAGTCCATTCTCTCAAGCAAGATGACTTCGCACGTACTGGTTGCTGGGCTTTGTGGATGGTGGGGATGGAGACTTTGGCTGCCCGGGGTGACATGGGGCAGCAGAACACACAGGTGACGTCCTGCCCACTATGGGGCAGACTAGCTCTGAGCCCCGACCTGCAGCCACGTCCTAGATGCAATCCGGGCTGGCGTCCCCATTAACAAGGAGGTGGCTATGTCCTCAAGTCCTATTACAAATTAGAGGCCACCAAGGACAGAAGAGGGAACAAACCCCAAGCCTGAAGAGTGGGCCACTGGGTCCCCTCAGTCCAGCGTTGCCACAGCAAGTGTTGACCCAGAGCCTTTGGCTGCCAGGTGCCCAGGCCTGGGCCGAGGGCATCCAGGATAGCTCTAGGTGGCGGCGGAGGTCAGCTGGCCAACATCCTGCTCCAGCCTGTGACCGGCTTGCCGAAGGTCATCAAACTTCTGCCTCAGTGCCTCCCCGGCCTGCCACAGCCTCTCATTCATGGCCACGTAGGCCCGGCTCTGCTGGTAGATCTGCTCCTGCTGGTTCTCGGCCCTCGGGGATGTGTCTGGGGGGTCTGGAAGGGAGAAACAGTGTCAGTACCCgcagccagcagccagccttACTTCACAGGTAGGGAGGAAGGGCTTCCAGACCAGGCATGGGGGCACAAGCCTGACACCCAGCAAtcaaggggctgaggcaggaggaccccaTCCTTGGGGACCCTTGGCCACACAGGGAgatggggccagcctgggctgtgacCTGTCTAAAGCCCTAGAAGATGGTCACAGTCACAGGCCTGGAAAACCCCAGGGTTTGGGGGGCACGGAGAGGACAGGGCCCCTCGGCCACCCCAGATTCTAGGGCAGAACTCTAGGAAATGCCCTGCACATATCGCTGCCCCCCAGATCTCCATGTAGGAGCAACTGGTtgtgggcttttcttttttttttttttctcccgttgaggcaaggtcttgaactcacagcaatcctcctgccccggACCCCTGGGTTAGCTTAAGTCACCAAGCTCGGCAGCACCTCGGCTTTGCTTATGATGACCCCACtctgcagagggagggaggaccagtgacaacaacaacaaaaaagagtcgGTCCTCAGTGCCTGGCTGCAATCGGTCAGCTTCCCATCTGCCTGGGACTCGGAGTTCCAGGTCCTCCTACCTTCTGGGGACAGGGCGGTGAAGACAGGATCGTGGGCGGATGCCCCTCGCACGTCCTCCAGGATCTGCTCCACCGTGGGAGGCGCGGGGCGCGTGGGCAGCACCACGCGTTTCTTGGCCTTGGAACTCATCTCGTAGGCCGGCGCGCGCTAACCGGAGGACCTCTCTCGGCTCGGCCCTCCCATCCCGCGAACTCCCTACGCACCCGTTACGGACGGACCTGTGCCGAGGTCCCTACCCGTCTCCTCTTCCCTCGACCTCCGCTCCAGGAACCGAGGCGGCCGCCACCACTTCCGCTTCCTGCTCGCGAGCCTCTACGTGCTTGCACTTCCGGTCTGCTGGAGCGCGGCTTCTTTGGAAACCCCTCCCCCGTCTTCCAGCGTCCCCCGGTGAGAGGAGGCGCGTGGGTCCGCGCTTCCCTGGCTGTGCAGCGTGGCCGAGCGCCCCGTGGGCGCTCAGTAAATGTGGTGTGGACCCTTTCCACGGGGTAACGCCTTCCGGGAGCCTTGCTTTCTTGTGGTGGAACATGTCTTCAATCTCAGTggtcgggaggcaaaggcaggcagtcTAAAAGGTGATCCCAGGACAGCCGGGGCGACAGGGAGGCCTTGTCTCCACAAGGACCGGGAGGGGCGGAGGAGCTAGCTTCCGGGGCTTGGCCGTGGGGCATTTGGGCACTTGGGTGGTCTCTGGGCTTAGAGCAGCTCTTCCTTTATGGCTCCTTAGCCCCCCAGGGACCCGTGTCTCGTTTGAGACCCTGAAAGACACCGCAGACTTGACACCttctatttaacttttatttgccaACGATGAGGTCAGACACGGGGCTGTGGATGGTTCTGGGACAGGGAAGGGACAGATGGTCGGTGGCTGTGGCCCGAGCGCTGTCCACCCTTGTCCTGCTCTTTGCAAAGCGAAGGAAGGAGACAGCTCTTCCACTGGGAGCAGACAAGGCTGAGCCGGGGACCCTCACGTCACCCGTGCAGTGGCCCCCCTGGGGCAGGTCCTATTCCATCCTGGGAGCGGGGTCTTAGGGTTCCCCTTCTGTCCCTAGACTCAGGCATCTCTGGCTCCCCAGCCCTCAGGGTGCTGTGCACTCGTGGTCGTGAGCATTGGGGTGTCTAGCCTGGGGTAGGTGGGCCTTCCTCAAGCAGAGAGGGGTCTCCCGAAAGCCCTGGCCAGCAGGGCCAGTACTTTGGCCCGGGACTGGTAGCCGGAGTGGCCACTGGAGGTGGCAGGCCTTGGAGGAGGCCTGGAGCTCGCCCAGCGTGAGGGACAGGGAACAGGCAGTGTAGTCGCTGGCCAGGCCGCCCCAGGAGGCTCTCAGGAGGGTCACCGCTGCCCTGTTCCCTTGGTCACTGGCTGCTGTGTGTAGGTGTGGACCAGGATGAAGGGGGGACGGTGACTCTCTGCAGAGGGGCGGGATGGAAACGGGGGGGGGCGGGGTGAGGCTGCAGCTCGTGGGCGAGCAGTGCCCACCCGCCCATCCCGGGCCGCTGCGCCTCCTCCCCCCACAAGTGACCATGCGCTGCGGCCACTCACCCTGGCACAGCCCCTCTGTGTCCCTCTGCACACACGTGCGGCTGGTCACCTGGGAGCCGTAGGGCCGCGCCGTCATGTCCTCGGCCGTCCCGTACAGCAGCAGCGTATAGTAGTACAGAGTTCCTGGGCAGGGGTCGCGGTGGGCACCAAGGTGGCCTGCCAGGCTCTGTAGCCAGCCTCAGCGGCCCCCAACCAGGGCCCCAGATCAACCCGGCCTGGCTGCTACACACCCACTTGTGCCAGCGGCTGGAGTACTGTGTGCTGGTGCCCACACCTCCTCACGTCCCCCCGGGGAGGTAACACCTCGTTGTCTACCACTGCTGGGACCACTCCCATGCCGCTCCCGGGTTGCTGCTCGCCTACTGTGTGCCACTGGCCAgactccccctccttccctcagggAACTGCACCTACTGTGTACCGCTGGCCAgactccccctcctcccctcagggaactGCACCTACTGTGTGCCGCTGGCCAgactcccctccttccctcagggAACTGCACCTACTGTGTGCCGCCACCGCCGCCGTTTTTCAGACACACCCACCCCCAAGCCGCTCCCTTCAGGTAACCATATACCTAATCTGCACCAATGGCCAGATCCCCACTCCCCCCATGTTGCtacacctactatgtgccagtaGACAGACCTCCCTCACACTCTGCCTGTAACTGCATACCTACTATGCACTGGCGGCTGGGACCCGCCCATCCTCCAG
Proteins encoded in this window:
- the Apc2 gene encoding adenomatous polyposis coli protein 2 isoform X2, whose product is MNRGTRDYRASCSSNPFSVRTEIPGVTAALQELKMTSSMASYEQLVRQVEALKAENTHLRQELRDNSTHLSKLETETSGMKEVLKHLQGKLEQEARVLVSSGQTEVLEQLKALQTDISSLYNLKFQPPALGPEPVARTPEGSPVHGSGPSKDSFGELSRATIRLLEELDQERCFLLSEIEKEEKEKLWYYSQLQGLSKRLDELPHVDTFSMQMDLIRQQLEFEAQHIRSLMEERFGTSDEMVQRAQIRASRLEQIDKELLEAQDRVQQREPQALLAVKPVTVEEDQEAEVPTHPEDGAPQPGNSKVEVVFWLLSMLATRDQEDTARTLLAMSSSPESCVAMRRSGCLPLLLQILHGTEAGVGVRTGTPGAPGAKDARMRANAALHNIVFSQPDQGLARKEMRVLHVLEQIRAYCETCWDWLQARDSGADGGTGGTPVPIEPQICQATCAVMKLSFDEEYRRAMNELGGLQAVAELLQVDYEMHKMTRDPLNLALRRYAGMTLTNLTFGDVANKATLCARRGCMEAIVAQLGSESEELHQVVSSILRNLSWRADLNSKKVLREVGSMTALMECVLRANKESTLKSVLSALWNLSAHSTENKAAICQVDGALGFLVSTLTYRCQGNSLAVIESGGGILRNVSSLIATREDYRQVLRDHNCLQTLLQHLTSHSLTIVSNACGTLWNLSARSPRDQELLWDLGAVGMLRNLVHSKHKMIAMGSAAALRNLLAHRPAKYQAAAAAVSPGSCVPSLYVRKQRALEAELDARHLAHALGHLEKQGLPEAEAATKKAPPPLRHLDGLVQDYASDSGCFDDDDAPSLAAAATTAEPGSPAVLSMFLGGPFLQGQALARAPAARQGGLEAEKEAVGGEAAVAAKAKAKLALAVARIDRLVEDISALHTSSDDSFSLSSGDPGQEAPAPREGRAQSCSPCRGTEGGRREAGGRAHPLLRLKAAHTSLSNDSLNSGSTSDGYCPREHMRPCPLAALAEHHDDPMRGQARPSRLDLDLPGRSEPPARDTAAARVRTIKLSPTYQHVPLLDGAAATGVRPLAGPGASPGARKQAWLPADSLSKVPEKLVAPPLPVASRVLQKLVAQDGPLSLSRCSSLSSLSSAGHAGPSQAGNLEDSDSSLEGLEEAGPGEAELDGAWRASGSTSLPVSIPAPCRGRSRGLGVEDATPSSSSENCVQETPLVLSRCSSVSSLGSFESRSIASSIPSDPCSGLGSGTVSPSELPDSPGQTMPPSRSKTPPAPPGQPETSQFSLQWESYVKRFLDIADCRERCQPPSELDAGSVRFTVEKPDENFSCASSLSALALHELYVQKDVELRLRPPACPERAAGGSGHRRRDEAGGRLDGPAPTGPRARSAAEKELEALRECLGAAVPARLHKVASALVPGRRALPVPVYMLVPAPAPEEDGGTDSAEGTPVNFSSAASLSDETLQGPSRDKPGGPADRQKPTGRAAPSRQARGHRAKAAGAGKSAEPARGAGRNRAGLELPLSRPQSAPSNRDGACQPRSRGDGALQSLCLTTPTEEAVYCFYDSEEEPPAAAPPPRRASAIPRALKREKAAGRKEAPARAAQPAVAPARAQPRLIVDETPPCYSLTSSASSLSEPEASEQPAGHPRAGRAQAAARAPGLGSKQNSSPSPRAEEKLLQRCISSALPRRRTQVPGSRRRKPRAARSDVRPAEVPRKCREEVPGSDPASDLDSVEWQAIQEGANSIVTWLHQAAAKTSLEASSESDSLLSLVSGLSAGSTLPSSKPRRGRKPATEAGSAWRPEKRGPASTKVGGSARLPGGPEKARGTQKTAAGEPAMLRGRTVIYAASPASRAQARGLSGPCTAPKKTGASGAAPPETATKAPSPAQQRSRSLHRPGKISELAALSHPPRSATPPARLAKAPSSSSSQSSPASQPLPRRSPLATPTAGPLPGPGGSPAPKSPARALLAKQHKTQKSPVRIPFMQRPARRGPPALAMPSPEPGPRGRAGAEGASGARGGRLGLVRVASARSSGSESSDRSGFRRQLTFIKESPGLLRRRRSELASPASAASPASPAPAASPRRGRPALPAVFLCSSRCEELRASPRRPPGPQRSPQAKPGLAAPRAPRRTSSESPSRLPVRAAPARPETVKRYASLPHISVGRGPDGTAPAPGGRPGAPRRGSDGEARPLPRVAAPGTTWRRIRDEDVPHILRSTLPATALPLRSPSPQDGPAGAPPRKTSDAVVQTEDVAAPKTNSSTSPSLESRDPPQAPAGGPAAPPGSDVDGPAVAKPPASAPFSHEGLSVVAGGFPTSRHGSPSRAARVPPFNYVPSPMAVATPASDSAVEKAPVTSPASLQE